The following coding sequences lie in one Pseudomonadota bacterium genomic window:
- a CDS encoding AgmX/PglI C-terminal domain-containing protein produces MATTNDASRKQGEAPVEAKILRIGVIQAGKIVEERLVRRRGPVTIGASARNTIVVPASSLPRSYTLFEHSGDHYQLVFGESMDGRVSVGGQVQSLDQLRQGGSAQTKGKALHRLLLDESSRGKVMLGEVTLLFQFVAPPPFQPRPQLPPSVRGSILGQMDWLLAWSFLGTAAVVSAFIVQLHTMDTDRRISADVIPDDFAEYVPTMEQPRVAAIDLQKLGDVGEEKVEKVEGQSAGAKKARGPKREAPPCDEACQGAREAARRARLAEQVAQMGALKILGAKGGSGSGMADLLHGGDPGTAADKAFRNIGGLTVAGRGGGGLRGKGDGGSGRAVGIGDLGGRVGGPGAVDTGGVVEERVPKAIVKPAGAIERDATLEADAVARTIRLGMQAIKGCYQRALKRNPRLTGKIGIRLTISATGSVAGVEIETDTLGDSQVTSCIEGFARRWRFPPPDGGGTAEVAVPFVFQAAE; encoded by the coding sequence ATGGCAACGACCAACGACGCGAGCAGGAAGCAGGGCGAGGCGCCGGTCGAGGCCAAGATCCTCCGGATCGGGGTGATCCAGGCCGGCAAGATCGTCGAAGAGCGATTGGTCCGACGACGCGGTCCGGTGACCATCGGCGCGTCGGCTCGCAACACGATTGTCGTGCCCGCGTCGAGCCTACCGCGCTCCTACACCCTCTTCGAGCACAGCGGCGACCATTATCAACTCGTCTTCGGCGAGAGCATGGACGGTCGCGTCTCGGTCGGTGGCCAGGTCCAATCGTTGGACCAACTGCGGCAGGGCGGCTCGGCGCAAACGAAGGGCAAGGCGCTGCACCGATTGCTCCTCGACGAGAGCTCGCGCGGCAAGGTCATGCTGGGCGAGGTGACCCTGCTCTTTCAATTCGTGGCGCCTCCGCCCTTTCAGCCGCGGCCACAGCTCCCACCTTCGGTCAGAGGGAGCATCCTCGGCCAGATGGATTGGCTGTTGGCGTGGAGCTTCCTCGGCACCGCCGCGGTCGTCTCCGCCTTCATCGTGCAGTTGCATACGATGGACACGGACCGCCGGATCAGCGCGGACGTGATTCCGGATGACTTCGCCGAGTACGTCCCGACGATGGAGCAGCCGCGCGTCGCCGCGATCGATCTGCAGAAGCTCGGGGATGTCGGCGAGGAAAAGGTCGAAAAGGTCGAGGGTCAGAGCGCCGGCGCCAAGAAGGCGCGGGGACCGAAGCGGGAGGCACCGCCCTGCGACGAGGCCTGTCAGGGCGCGCGCGAGGCGGCGCGACGCGCGCGCTTGGCCGAGCAGGTCGCGCAGATGGGGGCGCTGAAGATCCTCGGCGCCAAGGGCGGCAGCGGCAGCGGCATGGCCGACCTTCTCCACGGCGGCGACCCCGGCACGGCTGCAGACAAAGCCTTCCGCAACATCGGCGGGCTGACGGTCGCCGGGCGGGGCGGGGGTGGATTGCGCGGCAAGGGCGACGGTGGCTCCGGGCGCGCGGTCGGTATTGGCGACCTCGGGGGACGCGTCGGCGGACCGGGCGCGGTCGATACGGGCGGGGTCGTCGAGGAGCGCGTGCCCAAGGCCATCGTCAAGCCGGCGGGCGCGATCGAGCGCGACGCGACGCTGGAGGCCGACGCCGTCGCGCGCACGATTCGCCTGGGCATGCAGGCGATCAAGGGCTGCTACCAGCGGGCGCTGAAGCGGAATCCCCGGCTCACCGGGAAGATCGGAATTCGTCTGACCATCAGCGCGACGGGCAGCGTCGCTGGCGTGGAGATCGAAACGGACACGCTCGGCGACAGCCAGGTGACGAGTTGCATCGAGGGTTTTGCCCGGCGCTGGCGCTTCCCGCCGCCGGACGGCGGTGGCACTGCGGAGGTCGCGGTGCCCTTCGTCTTCCAGGCAGCTGAATGA
- a CDS encoding tetratricopeptide repeat protein gives MQRANDTLIHGLGGCRGVALASLLTLGVGCAGQQQAPTAVGAPKAAPSQQAAGPASAGAGGAPGVLSEGASAATVATPQQAKPTEQLEAALAAEKRGAHEEAIEHCKTALRRDEKYTPAMEVMARAYFRLGKREFAESICEIAINLEPRSARCHNLRGLIALRDDDQSRALAQFQKATQADEGYGPAWLNLGAQYLEVKNYKEAVAALERAVARLPQRPEAHLNLGAAYRGAAELVKAVQALSRALALQPDYAAAYFNLGVLYLDAESFPGMERRAQLQAAIVNLGKFKRLEASREQAEVAEGYLQSAQRELEKEGRRIERAQAAKAREAAKAAAKAAAAKADAAKAADKPAAAQAAPEKPAAPAAGQAAPKQSGSEQSGSEQSGSAAAAAAAPSGAAAPAAPGSAGAAKP, from the coding sequence ATGCAGCGAGCGAACGACACCTTGATACACGGCCTCGGCGGTTGTCGCGGCGTGGCGCTCGCCAGTTTGTTGACGCTGGGCGTCGGCTGCGCGGGCCAGCAGCAGGCGCCCACGGCGGTCGGAGCGCCGAAGGCTGCACCTTCGCAACAGGCCGCGGGACCAGCGAGCGCGGGCGCGGGGGGCGCCCCTGGCGTGCTGAGCGAAGGCGCGAGCGCTGCGACAGTCGCGACACCGCAGCAAGCCAAGCCGACCGAGCAGCTGGAGGCGGCGCTGGCCGCCGAGAAGCGCGGCGCGCATGAGGAGGCGATCGAGCATTGCAAGACCGCGCTGCGGCGTGACGAAAAGTACACGCCGGCGATGGAAGTCATGGCGCGGGCGTACTTCCGGCTCGGGAAGCGTGAGTTCGCCGAATCGATCTGCGAGATTGCGATCAACCTCGAGCCGCGCTCCGCTCGTTGCCACAACCTTCGCGGCCTGATCGCGTTGCGGGATGACGACCAGAGCCGGGCGTTGGCGCAGTTTCAAAAGGCGACCCAGGCTGACGAAGGCTACGGTCCCGCCTGGCTCAACCTCGGCGCGCAGTACCTCGAGGTGAAGAACTACAAGGAGGCCGTCGCGGCCTTGGAGCGCGCGGTCGCGCGGCTGCCGCAGCGGCCGGAGGCCCACCTCAATTTGGGCGCCGCCTATCGCGGCGCAGCTGAGCTGGTCAAGGCCGTTCAGGCGCTGAGCCGGGCCCTTGCGCTGCAACCCGACTATGCGGCGGCCTACTTCAACTTGGGTGTGCTCTACCTCGATGCCGAGAGCTTTCCGGGGATGGAACGGCGGGCCCAGCTCCAGGCGGCGATCGTCAACCTCGGGAAGTTCAAGCGGCTCGAGGCCTCGCGTGAGCAAGCGGAGGTCGCCGAGGGCTACCTCCAGAGCGCCCAGCGCGAGCTAGAGAAGGAAGGGCGGCGAATCGAGCGCGCGCAGGCGGCCAAGGCGCGCGAGGCGGCGAAGGCGGCGGCGAAGGCTGCGGCCGCGAAAGCAGACGCGGCAAAGGCGGCGGATAAGCCAGCAGCGGCGCAGGCGGCGCCGGAGAAGCCGGCAGCGCCAGCAGCGGGGCAGGCGGCGCCGAAACAGTCGGGATCCGAACAGTCGGGATCCGAGCAGTCGGGAAGCGCAGCGGCGGCGGCGGCAGCGCCGTCGGGCGCGGCTGCGCCAGCCGCACCGGGAAGCGCTGGGGCGGCGAAGCCCTAA
- a CDS encoding tetratricopeptide repeat protein, whose amino-acid sequence MRHGPMLAAAALLLLKGTAAGGDPASSASAAPELNRLQAEVERFTAAADDYRTTLNRVVRAKYEARREQVISGFRGRIAELERAERSRRVAAITLFEDFLRRYPSSPRWTPDAIFRLAELYFEQSNDDYLLAQEAYEGELAKLERKEIAVAPPPPRQNYGPTVGLHKRLIREWPSYRFIDGAHYLLGFCLAEMGDVAGGNQALLALVCRNKFIAPVAADAGVGSKPAPVAAASGPAQAPGAKGANGDYRDCVPLVAASRFNAEAWVRIGEYHFDENELAAAITAYRKVIDLGPQGNAYYDEALYKLAWTYYRADKFAEAIRNFDELVLFADRELERTGKAGSEMRPEAIQYLGISFAEEDWNGDQQPDAEGGLQRIDAVYKGREAQKHVYEVYRRLAEIYFDTTKYDDAIKVYKVVLERWPNHADNPEVQERTITALERLRQFDQAIREREEFTRRFGKGSEWENVNRNNPDALKRAREYDEQALIFAAVSHHKEGQRLRNLGLANKDIATLSKAGQEYAVAATAYAKYLDRFPHSKNSYEVRFSYASCLFYAQRFPEAAAQYAEVRDSNLDNRYQEDAAFSVTKSWEQQIQQLADKQALVQPPLPTAQSVGLKPIALPEPFKHWQQALDAYVALLPKSAKAPRLAYKAAEIAYRFGQFPDARQRFGQLYEQYCGDAMALNAGQAVLVTYQLDKNLDEMQSWATKLSSGRCGGDARSGEVATGAQKLLVGIKFKRAETLFKQAEDLHSAGRTREAAPLFDQAAVAYLALVESNPESSDADKALFNAAVAYEKSMRFESATRIYEQLWQKYPTSALAGDALWRSAENYKRFFEFKKAVDSYLIMADAPGFASSPHRSDALYNAAVILENDQDYGRAAQLFLRYAAQVGKPQEAAEAYFRAGNIYGKMGNFDQMAKVLRDFPRLYGAVPGQQTRAVEAVYRIAKQADTRGIAATASKYYKLTVQEYKLRGLAPASDGAEYAAAATFQLLEGRLADFLKAQIRSETIPTLLRRKTELERRAAALRDEYDGVLAFKRARWTLAGMERRGVIFEHVAREVATGFRELPVPQKVKRLGQDAVDIYMQQLDQALEREVRPVEDETKKLFSLCVERAQELGVSNSYTEEARRRLNALDPSSYPLLKAPRVEVVID is encoded by the coding sequence ATGCGCCATGGCCCAATGCTCGCTGCGGCTGCGCTGCTGCTGCTGAAGGGCACCGCTGCAGGTGGTGACCCCGCGAGTAGCGCGAGCGCGGCGCCCGAGCTCAATCGGCTGCAGGCCGAGGTCGAGCGCTTCACCGCCGCGGCCGATGACTACCGCACCACGCTCAACCGCGTTGTCCGCGCCAAGTATGAGGCGCGACGTGAGCAGGTCATTAGTGGCTTCCGCGGGAGAATCGCCGAGCTCGAGCGCGCGGAGCGATCGCGGCGGGTCGCGGCGATCACGCTCTTCGAGGACTTCCTGCGCCGCTATCCGAGCTCGCCCCGCTGGACTCCAGACGCGATCTTTCGCCTCGCCGAACTCTACTTCGAGCAGTCGAACGACGACTATCTCCTGGCGCAGGAGGCGTACGAGGGAGAGCTCGCGAAGCTCGAGCGCAAGGAGATCGCCGTCGCGCCCCCGCCGCCGCGCCAGAACTACGGCCCGACCGTGGGCTTACACAAACGTCTCATCCGCGAGTGGCCCAGCTATCGGTTCATCGATGGCGCGCACTATCTTCTCGGCTTCTGTCTGGCTGAAATGGGCGACGTCGCTGGAGGGAATCAGGCGCTGCTAGCGCTTGTCTGCCGGAACAAGTTCATCGCGCCCGTCGCCGCCGACGCAGGCGTCGGCAGCAAGCCAGCACCCGTGGCCGCCGCGAGCGGGCCAGCCCAGGCGCCAGGCGCCAAGGGGGCGAACGGCGACTACCGCGATTGTGTGCCGCTGGTGGCAGCGAGCCGCTTCAATGCCGAGGCGTGGGTCCGCATTGGCGAGTATCACTTCGACGAGAATGAGCTAGCGGCGGCCATCACCGCCTACCGCAAGGTGATCGACCTCGGTCCGCAGGGCAACGCCTACTACGACGAGGCGCTCTACAAGCTCGCCTGGACCTACTACCGCGCAGACAAGTTCGCCGAGGCCATTCGCAACTTCGACGAGCTGGTGCTCTTTGCCGACCGCGAGCTCGAGCGCACGGGTAAGGCTGGGTCCGAGATGCGCCCGGAGGCGATCCAGTACCTCGGGATCTCCTTTGCCGAGGAGGACTGGAACGGCGACCAGCAGCCCGATGCCGAGGGCGGCCTTCAGCGCATCGACGCGGTCTACAAGGGCCGAGAGGCGCAGAAGCACGTCTATGAGGTCTACCGCAGGCTGGCCGAGATCTATTTCGACACCACGAAGTACGACGACGCGATTAAGGTCTACAAGGTGGTGCTCGAGCGCTGGCCCAACCACGCCGATAACCCGGAGGTCCAGGAGCGGACGATCACCGCGCTCGAACGGCTGCGCCAGTTCGACCAGGCGATCCGCGAGCGTGAGGAGTTCACGCGCCGCTTCGGTAAGGGCTCCGAGTGGGAGAACGTCAACCGCAACAACCCCGATGCGCTCAAGCGGGCGCGCGAATACGATGAGCAGGCGCTGATCTTCGCCGCCGTCTCGCACCACAAGGAGGGTCAGCGGCTACGCAACCTCGGCCTCGCCAACAAGGACATCGCGACCCTGTCCAAGGCCGGTCAGGAGTACGCCGTCGCCGCCACGGCCTACGCGAAATACCTCGATCGCTTCCCGCACTCGAAGAACTCCTATGAGGTGCGCTTCTCCTACGCGAGCTGCTTGTTCTACGCGCAGCGCTTCCCCGAGGCAGCGGCGCAATACGCCGAGGTACGAGACTCGAACCTCGACAACCGCTACCAGGAGGACGCAGCCTTCTCAGTGACGAAGTCCTGGGAGCAGCAGATTCAGCAGCTCGCCGACAAGCAGGCGCTCGTGCAGCCGCCGCTGCCGACGGCGCAGAGTGTCGGACTGAAGCCGATCGCGCTGCCGGAGCCCTTCAAGCACTGGCAGCAGGCGCTGGACGCGTATGTAGCGCTGCTGCCGAAGAGCGCCAAGGCGCCCCGCTTGGCCTACAAGGCGGCGGAGATCGCCTACCGCTTCGGCCAGTTTCCCGACGCACGCCAGCGCTTCGGGCAGCTCTACGAGCAGTACTGTGGCGACGCCATGGCCCTCAACGCGGGCCAGGCGGTCCTGGTGACCTACCAGCTCGATAAGAACCTCGACGAGATGCAGAGCTGGGCGACCAAGCTGTCGTCCGGACGCTGCGGCGGCGACGCGCGTAGCGGCGAAGTGGCGACGGGGGCGCAGAAGCTCCTGGTCGGGATCAAGTTCAAGCGCGCCGAGACGCTCTTCAAGCAGGCGGAGGATCTGCATTCCGCCGGCCGGACGCGCGAAGCGGCTCCGCTCTTCGATCAGGCGGCGGTGGCCTACCTGGCGCTGGTCGAGTCGAATCCGGAAAGCAGCGACGCCGACAAGGCGCTGTTCAACGCTGCCGTGGCCTACGAGAAGTCGATGCGCTTCGAGTCGGCGACGCGTATCTACGAACAGCTCTGGCAGAAGTATCCGACGAGCGCCCTGGCGGGCGATGCGCTGTGGCGCTCGGCGGAAAACTACAAGCGCTTCTTCGAGTTCAAGAAGGCGGTCGACAGCTACCTGATCATGGCCGACGCGCCGGGCTTCGCGAGCTCTCCGCATCGGTCGGATGCGCTCTACAACGCGGCCGTGATCCTCGAGAACGATCAGGACTATGGTCGCGCCGCGCAGCTCTTCCTGCGCTACGCAGCCCAGGTGGGCAAGCCGCAGGAGGCCGCGGAGGCCTATTTCCGCGCCGGGAACATCTACGGGAAGATGGGAAACTTCGACCAGATGGCGAAGGTTCTGCGGGACTTCCCCCGCCTCTATGGCGCCGTGCCGGGCCAGCAGACGAGGGCCGTCGAGGCGGTCTACCGGATCGCCAAGCAGGCCGATACGCGCGGGATCGCGGCCACCGCGAGCAAGTACTACAAGCTGACGGTCCAGGAGTACAAGCTGCGCGGCTTGGCGCCCGCGTCCGACGGCGCAGAGTATGCGGCGGCAGCGACTTTTCAGCTCCTCGAGGGCCGCCTTGCCGACTTCCTGAAGGCGCAGATCCGCTCCGAGACGATTCCCACGCTGCTGCGGCGCAAGACCGAGCTGGAACGACGGGCTGCCGCGCTGCGTGACGAGTACGACGGGGTGCTGGCCTTCAAGCGCGCGCGGTGGACACTGGCTGGGATGGAGCGGCGGGGGGTCATCTTCGAGCATGTCGCTCGAGAGGTTGCCACCGGCTTCCGTGAGCTGCCCGTGCCGCAGAAGGTCAAGCGGCTCGGACAGGACGCTGTTGACATTTACATGCAGCAGCTCGACCAGGCGTTGGAGCGCGAGGTCCGACCGGTCGAGGACGAGACGAAGAAGCTCTTCAGTCTCTGCGTTGAGCGCGCTCAGGAGCTCGGCGTCTCCAATTCGTATACCGAGGAGGCCCGGCGGCGGCTCAACGCGCTCGACCCGAGCAGCTACCCGCTGCTGAAGGCACCCCGCGTCGAGGTCGTGATTGACTGA
- a CDS encoding tetratricopeptide repeat protein, whose translation MKRVPFAATARPMLAIAAALAATAAPALVDAGPERAVQAEVDQLELQASQLGQRFQGADAGTGAQTAPQRLVTAKLLYRLGDYSQAATLFLDYVQRFQATAGYAEALYYLGDALYRQREFLGARRQLTTLVARGPGPFYQRGLARLIAVALSTGDLAAAEPQVQALARIPVLETEPATLYVSGKYHFFARHLEEALALFRSIAPGSPLYRQARYFIGACLVAQKDYAQARAAFASILADPTLRSAAAELRASGRAPAASRAAVSPVEQQLLDLTHLALGRLLYQQGELVGAAKHYEQVSRELATFDTALYETAWVYIKQQRLDAALRALDLLVLAQPDSSLVPEVSILRGNLLIRLGQWGRASQLFAKLHDRFDPARETMAALLAKHSDLTTFFNALLARDLERGAGALALAAEVPRLVNDWVKELPPVRRGLAVVGDLGDLSATLDQGDRILKRVQSVIDSPQRLRVFAGYAAAREATVELENRLAQLRQRLLRRERDLTYPLLGPAERGQLAQLARERAALDGQISKLPTDPASFGRRARAREARVAELEAELSRIGLTVANVRAQLVAVEKFFADSPSGRDPTIRQGFEREASTIRAAVVALDREADALEMELANAREAAGVGGPQELAERASKERFRTLVEREHQLLSVYRARLPNASQQELATTDTLLARCDAVDTTLRLFNAELESAVEARLTKVRVTLAEEAERLSVQRGELASYRAASDRVIGGVAHDGYREIEHRFRDLVLRSDVGVIDVSWALKEAKTSEASRLVRQQKADLQLLDDEFKEVLIDR comes from the coding sequence ATGAAACGTGTGCCGTTTGCCGCGACGGCCCGGCCCATGCTCGCGATCGCCGCTGCACTCGCCGCGACGGCGGCGCCAGCTCTGGTCGATGCCGGACCGGAGCGCGCCGTGCAGGCCGAGGTCGACCAGTTGGAGCTCCAGGCGAGTCAGCTCGGCCAGCGCTTCCAAGGAGCCGACGCGGGCACGGGCGCACAGACCGCACCGCAGCGCCTGGTCACGGCGAAGCTTCTCTACCGGCTCGGCGACTACAGCCAGGCTGCGACCCTCTTCCTCGACTATGTGCAGCGCTTCCAAGCCACGGCGGGCTACGCCGAGGCGCTCTACTATCTCGGCGACGCCCTCTACCGCCAGCGGGAATTCCTCGGCGCGCGGCGCCAGCTCACCACCCTGGTCGCGCGCGGCCCCGGACCCTTCTACCAGCGCGGCCTAGCGCGGCTGATCGCCGTGGCGCTCAGTACGGGTGACCTCGCGGCAGCCGAGCCCCAGGTGCAGGCGCTGGCCCGGATCCCAGTCCTCGAGACGGAGCCAGCGACGCTCTACGTTAGCGGGAAGTACCATTTCTTCGCGCGCCACCTCGAAGAGGCCCTTGCGCTCTTTCGCTCGATCGCCCCCGGATCACCGCTCTACCGCCAGGCGCGCTATTTCATCGGCGCCTGCCTCGTCGCGCAAAAGGACTACGCCCAGGCAAGAGCCGCCTTTGCGAGCATCTTGGCCGATCCGACGCTGCGCTCCGCCGCAGCCGAGCTCCGAGCCTCGGGCCGCGCTCCCGCGGCCTCCCGGGCCGCCGTCAGCCCGGTAGAGCAACAGCTCCTCGACCTGACCCACCTGGCGCTCGGTCGCTTGCTCTACCAACAGGGGGAGCTGGTCGGTGCCGCCAAGCACTACGAACAGGTCTCGCGCGAGCTCGCCACCTTTGATACCGCCCTCTACGAGACGGCCTGGGTCTACATCAAACAGCAGCGTCTCGACGCCGCGCTGCGGGCGCTCGACCTGCTCGTGCTCGCGCAGCCCGACAGCTCGCTCGTCCCCGAGGTCTCGATCCTGCGCGGGAACCTGTTGATCCGCCTTGGCCAATGGGGCCGGGCGTCGCAGCTCTTCGCCAAGCTGCACGACCGCTTCGACCCGGCCCGCGAGACGATGGCCGCCCTGCTGGCGAAGCACAGCGATCTGACCACCTTCTTCAACGCGCTCCTGGCGCGCGACCTTGAGCGCGGCGCTGGCGCGCTGGCCCTCGCCGCCGAGGTACCACGCTTGGTGAACGACTGGGTCAAGGAACTACCGCCCGTGCGACGCGGCTTGGCCGTCGTCGGCGATCTAGGCGACCTCAGCGCGACCCTGGACCAGGGTGACCGCATCCTTAAGCGTGTGCAGAGCGTGATCGACTCACCCCAGAGGCTCCGCGTCTTCGCCGGCTATGCGGCGGCGCGCGAGGCGACGGTCGAGCTTGAGAATCGACTGGCGCAGCTGCGCCAGCGCCTGCTCCGCCGGGAACGCGACCTGACCTACCCGCTCCTCGGCCCGGCCGAACGCGGACAACTCGCCCAGCTCGCCCGCGAGCGCGCCGCGCTCGATGGCCAGATTAGCAAGCTGCCGACCGACCCTGCGAGCTTCGGCAGGCGCGCCCGCGCGCGCGAAGCGCGCGTCGCCGAGCTCGAGGCCGAGCTGAGCCGAATCGGCCTGACGGTGGCGAATGTCCGCGCGCAGCTCGTCGCGGTCGAGAAGTTCTTCGCTGACTCGCCCTCGGGCCGCGATCCCACGATACGGCAGGGCTTTGAGCGCGAGGCGAGCACGATTCGTGCTGCGGTCGTCGCGCTCGACCGTGAGGCCGACGCGCTCGAAATGGAGCTCGCCAACGCCCGCGAGGCAGCGGGTGTCGGCGGACCGCAGGAGCTCGCTGAACGGGCCTCGAAGGAGCGCTTTCGCACCTTGGTCGAGCGTGAGCATCAGCTCCTCAGCGTCTACCGCGCGCGGCTGCCCAACGCCAGTCAGCAGGAGCTCGCGACTACGGATACGCTGCTGGCGCGCTGTGACGCCGTCGACACGACGCTACGCCTCTTCAACGCCGAGCTTGAAAGCGCAGTCGAAGCGCGCCTGACCAAGGTCCGCGTTACCCTCGCCGAGGAGGCCGAGCGCCTCAGTGTGCAGCGCGGCGAACTGGCGAGCTACCGCGCCGCCAGCGACCGGGTCATCGGCGGCGTGGCCCACGACGGCTACAGAGAGATCGAGCACCGCTTTCGCGACCTGGTGCTGCGCTCCGACGTTGGCGTTATCGACGTCAGCTGGGCGCTGAAAGAGGCGAAGACGAGCGAGGCCTCTCGCTTGGTTCGCCAGCAAAAGGCTGATTTACAGCTGCTTGACGACGAGTTCAAGGAGGTCCTCATCGACCGCTGA
- the obgE gene encoding GTPase ObgE: MRFIDEVEIEVAAGDGGRGCVAFRREALVPRGGPSGGDGGNGGDVVLVADPQLGTLLDQRYRRHYRADRGGHGLGSDCYGRCAEDLIVPVPCGTIVYAAPSGELLADLSQPGMRFVAARGGRGGWGNIHFASSTNRAPRRANPGGEGEKRRLRLELKLVAEVGLVGLPNAGKSTLLAALSAARPKIADYPFTTLTPGLGLVRLGEEHSCVMADIPGLIAGASAGAGLGHRFLRHIERTQILLFLLDDRHALEGREGGPVDDFRLLRRELAAHDPALSERPILVALNKADLLDSARQAAILAELAEAGVSDPCVISGATRKGLDRLLAEIGHALASLAVEPLVEGVAPPS, translated from the coding sequence ATGCGTTTCATTGATGAGGTAGAGATCGAGGTCGCCGCCGGTGACGGAGGGCGTGGTTGCGTGGCCTTTCGGCGCGAGGCGCTGGTGCCGCGCGGCGGACCGTCGGGCGGTGACGGCGGCAATGGTGGCGACGTCGTGCTCGTCGCCGACCCGCAGCTCGGCACGCTCCTCGATCAGCGCTACCGACGCCACTACCGCGCGGACCGCGGCGGCCACGGCCTCGGAAGCGATTGCTATGGCCGCTGCGCCGAAGACCTGATCGTGCCCGTTCCTTGCGGCACGATCGTCTACGCTGCACCGAGCGGTGAGCTGCTGGCGGATCTCTCTCAGCCCGGCATGCGTTTTGTGGCGGCGCGTGGCGGACGCGGCGGGTGGGGCAACATCCACTTCGCCAGTTCGACCAACCGCGCCCCACGCCGCGCGAACCCCGGAGGCGAGGGGGAGAAGCGGCGCCTCCGCCTCGAGCTCAAGCTCGTCGCCGAGGTCGGGCTGGTCGGACTCCCCAACGCCGGCAAGTCGACGCTCTTGGCCGCCCTCTCGGCCGCGCGGCCCAAGATCGCCGATTATCCCTTCACCACCCTGACGCCCGGCCTAGGCCTCGTGCGCCTGGGCGAGGAGCACTCCTGCGTCATGGCGGATATACCCGGCCTGATCGCCGGAGCATCGGCGGGCGCGGGCCTCGGCCACCGCTTTCTGCGCCACATCGAGCGCACCCAGATCCTGCTCTTCCTGCTCGACGACCGCCATGCCCTGGAGGGCCGGGAGGGTGGTCCCGTCGACGACTTTCGTCTCCTCCGGCGCGAGCTTGCGGCGCACGATCCGGCCCTGTCCGAGCGCCCGATCCTCGTGGCGCTGAACAAGGCCGATCTGCTCGATAGCGCCCGCCAGGCCGCGATTCTCGCGGAGCTCGCGGAGGCGGGCGTGTCCGATCCCTGTGTCATCTCTGGCGCTACGCGCAAAGGCCTGGATCGCCTGCTGGCCGAGATCGGCCACGCCTTGGCTTCGCTCGCGGTGGAGCCGCTGGTCGAGGGCGTCGCGCCGCCGAGTTGA
- the rpmA gene encoding 50S ribosomal protein L27, whose translation MAHKKGQGSSRNGRDSNPQYRGVKRYGGEQVRAGNILVRQVGTRFHPGSNVGMGRDYTLFALTDGVVLFETFRGARKRVSIKPDAAPIQPPQAS comes from the coding sequence ATGGCACATAAAAAGGGCCAGGGAAGCTCGCGCAACGGGCGTGACTCCAATCCGCAGTACCGTGGCGTCAAGCGCTACGGCGGTGAGCAGGTGCGGGCCGGCAATATCCTCGTCAGGCAGGTGGGGACGCGCTTTCATCCCGGCTCCAACGTCGGCATGGGGCGCGACTACACGCTCTTCGCCTTGACCGACGGCGTTGTCCTCTTCGAGACCTTCCGCGGAGCTCGCAAGCGCGTCTCGATCAAGCCGGACGCCGCTCCGATCCAGCCGCCGCAGGCGAGCTAG
- the rplU gene encoding 50S ribosomal protein L21 yields the protein MYAVVRTGGKQYRVAPGDVIHVEKLEGSVGDPIQLSQVLLLAGGEQLQVGRPLVDGAAVRAEIVEHGRERKVLIFKYRRRKRYRRKAGHRQPFTAIKITEIAAG from the coding sequence ATGTATGCCGTGGTTCGCACCGGCGGTAAGCAGTACCGCGTGGCGCCCGGAGACGTGATTCACGTCGAAAAGCTCGAAGGCAGCGTCGGAGATCCGATCCAGCTTTCCCAGGTGTTGTTGCTCGCTGGCGGCGAGCAGCTTCAGGTTGGGCGTCCCCTGGTCGATGGCGCGGCCGTGCGCGCGGAGATCGTCGAGCACGGCCGCGAGCGCAAGGTGCTGATCTTCAAGTATCGTCGGCGCAAGCGCTACCGCCGCAAGGCTGGCCACCGTCAACCCTTCACCGCGATCAAGATCACCGAGATCGCTGCCGGCTGA